The nucleotide window ATTAGGAAAGACAAACTAACTGAGTAAATCAAACTGGCAAAGTTTAAGATCTCATTAACTTTGCCATTGTTTTCCACAGCACCAACCCACTTTTCCACAGACTTTAGTGGGTTTTTCCACAGACCAGGGAAAAGTTAGGTTAAGAATAGGTGTAACTAGAAGACCTGAAAAAACCTATCTCAGGAAAGAATTCGGCTAAATCCATAGGCACAACTTTAGTTATCGTCCCAAGATTCAACCGCGAGGAGATCACTAATGGGATCTTGCATTGAAAACTCGAAATCTTCAAGCTCTTTTTTCAAGTGACTCCATTCATCTCCGTAAAGAAGGGCAATTTTCCATAGCCGATCTGTGGGACG belongs to Timaviella obliquedivisa GSE-PSE-MK23-08B and includes:
- a CDS encoding DUF4327 family protein; amino-acid sequence: MNQMVAHPMGKFQRQVRSLVDSKVIRPTDRLWKIALLYGDEWSHLKKELEDFEFSMQDPISDLLAVESWDDN